TGATTTTGTCCCCAAGCAGCAGCGATCGTGGGAATTGTATAAAATCCCAGTAAGCCTAGGGCAATTAGCCCCAATATCAAAGTAATTATTGAGCGATTGCGATTAAGTGACACGTCCAAAATCTGAACTCAGCTAGCTGCTATCAAAAGTTAAGTTTACTCTAAAACTTATCGACATGGCTCCTGATTAATTTAACTCTTAGGGCTAGAGCGAATCTATCTCAAGGGGTTTTAAGTTTCCGTTAAAACACCATTAGATTGAACAGACATAGCAAATTAAAAAGAAAACGATGGCAGTTGACATCTATATCCTCGATCTACTGGTGATTGGTCTACTACTGCTATTGGTTACTTTAGGATCGGGCTGGATTAGCCGTTTACCTCTTTCCTACGCCTTGATTTACCTAGTAGTTGGCATTATCCTCAGTCCTTACGGCTTCAATTTAATCCAAATCCGTCCAGGATCGGAATTCCTAGAGCGTCTAACTGAATTTGTGGTAATTATCTCTCTGTTTAGTTGCGGATTGAAGATGAATCGCCCGATCAAAGCTTGGGCTTGGAATTCCACAATTCGCCTGATCGGTTTTCTGATGCCCATTTCAATCTTTGCAGTAGCCGCTCTAGCCCATTGGCTGCTTAAATTGGACTGGGGAGCCGCAATTCTGTTGGGGGCTATTTTGGCTCCAACCGATCCCGTATTAGCTTCAGAAGTTCAACTTTCTCACGCTGACGATCGCGATGAGTTGCGGTTTGGTTTGACTTCAGAAGGTGGATTAAATGATGCTTTAGCTTTTCCATTTGTCTACTTTGGGCTGCATTGGATTGAAGATGACAACTGGCAAAACTGGTTCAAACAGTGGGTAGCGGTTGATTTGATTTGGGCGATAGCGGCTGGTTTGGTAGTGGGTATTTTAGTCGCCAAGTCAGTTGTTTGGATTGACAAGCGGATTCAAAAAGCCCGCCAAGTAGATGCATTAATGGAAGATTTTGTGGCTTTGAGCATTATCTTGATTACTTATTCGCTCGCCGAAATTGTGAATGGATACGGGTTTTTGGCGGTTTTTGTGGCTGGAATAGTAACTCGTCAGAGCTATCGCAACGCGGAAAAAAACTCATCTCAGCTTGAATTTATTGAGACACTAGAAAAGCTGTTAGAGGTAGGTACAATCTTATTACTAGGAGCATTGCTGCGAATTGAGCCAATTTGGCGCTTTTTGCCACAAGCTCTGATGGTGGCTGGACTACTATTTTTTGTCGTCCGTCCCTTGGGAGCTTGGCTCAGCACTATAGGAGAACCATACCATCCCATACATCGCTGGCTGTTCGGCTGGTTCGGTATTCGTGGTGTTGGTTCGCTTTATTATCTTTTCTATGCTTTAGGTGAAGGTTTAAAAGACGACCTCGGCGAACAAATTGCCTGGATTACCTTCATTACTATAGTCTTGTCCGTCATTATTCACGGAATCAGTTCCACACCCATTATGAACTGGTACGAACGGCAAATCGAACGGAGGAAGAATGCGATCGCTAACAGGCCTCTTGCCTAAATACTAGAATTGTTAGATGAGTCAAGGAAGAAGGAAGAGGGAAGAAGGGGAGGTCGCAATTTCGGAGGTTTACTCCGAAATTGCAGTGACCGTAATCGATTTCTACAAATACTTTTGCAAGATATCTAACGTAATCGATTGAGTTTCTGCTCATGCCGAGCTTACGCTGTAGGCAGCTTTGTCAAGCTGCTGAAACTCTTCGTCAGATAGCTCGATCTGTGCCGCCGCGACATTTTCTTCTAGGTGAGAAACTTGACTCGTTCCGGGGATCGGTAGCATATTGGGGCTACGTTTTAGCACCCAAGCTAGTGCCACTTGACCCGCCGATGCACCGTGTGCCTTGGCGATCGCGTCCACCATTTGACCTGGTTTAGCGAGATCGCCGGAGGCTAGGGGAAACCAGGGGATAAAGCCAATTCCCTGGCGATCGCAGTAGTCTAGCACCGCTTCATCAGCCTGATCGATTAGATTGTAGCGGTTCTGTACTGTGGTCACGGGGAATACCTTGCGGGCTGCTTCGATCTCCTGCACCGAGACTTGGCTCAGTCCAGCACGGGCGATCAGCCCCTCTTTGAGGAAGTCAGCGATCGCGCCAAATTGCTCATCTTGAGGCACCTTGGGGTCGATGCGGTGCAGTTGCCATAGGTCTAGCTGCTCTACTTTGAGGCGGCGCAAACTCATCAGCACGCACTGGCGCAGATATTCGGGTCGACCTACTGGCAGCCATTCTTCTGGCCCGGTGCGCGTCAGTCCGCCCTTCGTGGCGACGAATATGTCGTTGTATGGGTGCAGTGCCTCAGCAATCAGATCCTCAGCGACGTAAGGCCCGTAGCTGTCTGCCGTGTCGATGAAATTGACACCGAGTTCAGGCAAACGTTTCAAGACGCGTAGTGCCTCTTCTCGGTCTTTTGGTTCGCCCCACACTCCTTTGCCTGTGAGTTGCATGGCACCGAAGCCCAGCCGCGTCACTGGACGATCGGAAAGTGTAAATTGACCGGAAGCAGTTGCATTAGGTGAATTCATCGGATAAATTGCCCTGAAACAGTGGTATGAGGTGAGACTTCGGCAGGAAGTCAGAAGTCAGAAGTCAGGAGTCGGGAGTTACAAGGAGGACAAGGAGGACGGGGAGGAATAAACTTAGATTTCCCATGCCCAATGCCCAATCAACAATTCTTAAGTTAATTGGCAATTAAGTAGAGGGTACTGCGGCTGTTTCCATCAATTGCTTGAAGCGGTTTAAATCTTCTTCAAGCTGCTGTTCGGGATTTTCGCCGAAAATTGCGGCAACTGTGGCACCAACCGCACCACCTGGGGGATTGTACTCCATTGTCACCTTAACTTCTGTCCCGCTACCGTTTGCTTCCGTAAAGGCGACGGAACCGACACTATCAACATCTGCACCTGGAAGCGATCGCCAAACGATTGTCTTGGGTTGTTCCTCGTTGAGAATCTCCGCATCCCACTCAACGTGAGTACCCAGTGGAGCTTTTGCTACCCAATGAGAACGCTTTTCGTCTAAAGACTTGACGGATTCAATGTGATGCATAAAGTGCGGCAAATTTTCAAAGTCGCGCCAAAAACGGTACAAATCTTCAGGTGACTGATGAATCATTACACTCTTTTGCACAGTCATGCCTGTTGTACTTTCAGGCTGAGAGTCGTCAGCAGAAGTTTTCGCACTTGGTAGTAGCGGTTGGCTTCCCCAAAATTGCTCTTTATAGCTGTGGAACTCTTGGGCGAGTTGTTCGCGGCTTGAGGCTCGAAGTAGATAGCGATTGGCGAACCAGATGAAGTAACCGAGTCCAAATGATTTGAGCAATAGCGATGCTAAGGGGATTTCATCCAGGGTGCCCAGAATAGCCAATACGATCTTCAGCGCGATCGAGGCAAGTATGATGAGTGCGATCGCAGTTAGTAGTGGTTTATTATCGCGGATAAATTGGTTGATTCCCGTCAAAAATTGTCTCAACAAGGTCAAAGATTCAGAGATGGTAGCTTGCCCTTCCTGCCATGAATCAGAGGTTTTAGATCCTGGTTGTGGTTGTGACATCAGCATCGGATCGGGCGATTCAACCACCTCGACAGTGGGAGTCTCAACAGGTTCCGTTTGTGTTGGGGATTCTAGAGTTTCGTTGGTTTCCATGATGGTAAGGTTTTAAATTTTAGAGGTTGACAAGATGGCTAGGACATAGCTGAAGCAGCGAAAGTTCTGAAAAGCGATCGCTACTGATGGGCGAACAGTTTAGTTAGCTCAAAATCCCAGCCACATATTTTCAAATTCCCAGATCTTCAACAACGCTTTGGATGCGCCTTAGGGGATCGCTAATTTGACGGTATACTCGCGCTAAGCCTTTACCTTCAACTACAATTTCAGAAGTGGGATAGTTTTGCATCACCTCAATCAACG
The window above is part of the Merismopedia glauca CCAP 1448/3 genome. Proteins encoded here:
- a CDS encoding cation:proton antiporter; protein product: MAVDIYILDLLVIGLLLLLVTLGSGWISRLPLSYALIYLVVGIILSPYGFNLIQIRPGSEFLERLTEFVVIISLFSCGLKMNRPIKAWAWNSTIRLIGFLMPISIFAVAALAHWLLKLDWGAAILLGAILAPTDPVLASEVQLSHADDRDELRFGLTSEGGLNDALAFPFVYFGLHWIEDDNWQNWFKQWVAVDLIWAIAAGLVVGILVAKSVVWIDKRIQKARQVDALMEDFVALSIILITYSLAEIVNGYGFLAVFVAGIVTRQSYRNAEKNSSQLEFIETLEKLLEVGTILLLGALLRIEPIWRFLPQALMVAGLLFFVVRPLGAWLSTIGEPYHPIHRWLFGWFGIRGVGSLYYLFYALGEGLKDDLGEQIAWITFITIVLSVIIHGISSTPIMNWYERQIERRKNAIANRPLA
- a CDS encoding aldo/keto reductase, coding for MNSPNATASGQFTLSDRPVTRLGFGAMQLTGKGVWGEPKDREEALRVLKRLPELGVNFIDTADSYGPYVAEDLIAEALHPYNDIFVATKGGLTRTGPEEWLPVGRPEYLRQCVLMSLRRLKVEQLDLWQLHRIDPKVPQDEQFGAIADFLKEGLIARAGLSQVSVQEIEAARKVFPVTTVQNRYNLIDQADEAVLDYCDRQGIGFIPWFPLASGDLAKPGQMVDAIAKAHGASAGQVALAWVLKRSPNMLPIPGTSQVSHLEENVAAAQIELSDEEFQQLDKAAYSVSSA
- a CDS encoding CAAD domain-containing protein, encoding METNETLESPTQTEPVETPTVEVVESPDPMLMSQPQPGSKTSDSWQEGQATISESLTLLRQFLTGINQFIRDNKPLLTAIALIILASIALKIVLAILGTLDEIPLASLLLKSFGLGYFIWFANRYLLRASSREQLAQEFHSYKEQFWGSQPLLPSAKTSADDSQPESTTGMTVQKSVMIHQSPEDLYRFWRDFENLPHFMHHIESVKSLDEKRSHWVAKAPLGTHVEWDAEILNEEQPKTIVWRSLPGADVDSVGSVAFTEANGSGTEVKVTMEYNPPGGAVGATVAAIFGENPEQQLEEDLNRFKQLMETAAVPST